One segment of Balaenoptera ricei isolate mBalRic1 chromosome 8, mBalRic1.hap2, whole genome shotgun sequence DNA contains the following:
- the LOC132370013 gene encoding LOW QUALITY PROTEIN: olfactory receptor 10V1-like (The sequence of the model RefSeq protein was modified relative to this genomic sequence to represent the inferred CDS: substituted 1 base at 1 genomic stop codon), which translates to MGDENQTIEIQFHFHPFSPILEVQMLISVAFLLIYIGSLIGNTTIFLTVXAEHLLHTPMYFFLANLAVLETFYSSTVAPLALVSFLTLGRILISFTGCGTQMFFFVFLGSADCILSGIMAYDRFVAIQDPFCYSFLRRWQLCTQLAMGALVLGFIPALQLTILIFLLPFCGHSRIPHFYCDVFPILRLACGDTRMQEAMIFIVSVIILTIPFSLSSISYLFIVAAILQIYSAEGRPKTFPTCSSHLTVVLLQYSCCSLIYLRPSSSYNPEMGWVVSVVYIFVTPVLNPLIYSIRNKELKDALNKVM; encoded by the coding sequence ATGGGGGATGAAAACCAAACCATAGAGATCCAGTTCCACTTTCACCCATTTTCACCCATCCTGGAGGTGCAAATGTTAATTTCTGTGGCTTTCTTGCTAATATATATTGGAAGTCTCATTGGTAACACCACCATCTTTCTCACTGTCTGAGCAGAGCATTTGCTCCACACACCCATGTACTTCTTTCTGGCCAATCTGGCAGTTCTGGAGACCTTTTACTCTTCCACTGTTGCCCCTCTGGCTTTGGTCAGCTTCCTGACCTTGGGGAGAATACTCATCTCTTTCACTGGCTGTGGCACACAgatgttcttctttgtctttctgggCAGTGCTGACTGCATCCTCTCGGGGATCATGGCTTATGATCGGTTTGTAGCTATCCAGGATCCCTTCTGTTACTCCTTCCTCAGGAGATGGCAGCTGTGCACCCAGCTGGCTATGGGAGCCCTGGTCCTTGGTTTCATTCCAGCCTTACAACTGACAATTCTGATCTTCCTTCTGCCGTTTTGTGGCCACAGTAGAATCCCTCACTTCTATTGTGACGTATTCCCGATCTTGCGGTTGGCATGTGGAGATACTCGAATGCAGGAAGCCATGATCTTCATTGTCAGTGTCATCATCCTTACCATTCCCTTTTCCCTGAGCTCCATCTCATACCTCTTCATCGTGGCTGCCATCCTGCAGATCTACTCAGCAGAGGGACGGCCCAAGACCTTCCCCACCTGCTCTTCTCATCTGACTGTGGTTCTCCTCCAGTACAGCTGCTGCAGCCTTATCTATTTACGCCCCAGCTCCAGCTACAACCCAGAAATGGGCTGGGTGGTGTCTGTTGTCTACATCTTTGTCACCCCTGTCTTGAATCCCTTGATCTACAGTATAAGAAACAAGGAGCTGAAAGATGCACTGAATAAGGTAATGTAG